The following are encoded together in the Coffea arabica cultivar ET-39 chromosome 1c, Coffea Arabica ET-39 HiFi, whole genome shotgun sequence genome:
- the LOC140037515 gene encoding uncharacterized protein, translating to MALWMEAGSEPKTESEVVDLEAISALKQSTAIELKENGNEYVKKGKKHYSDAIDCYTRAISQKALSDAEQSILYCNRAHVNLLLGNYRRALQDAEEAIKLSPTNVKAFYRAVKASMSLSLLAEAKSYCEKGLELSPENEELNKLAGQIDLLKSEQDRRKAEVSKSVTAVKDMISAFEERKIKIGKALYQELTGVKKPTLDKNNILHWPVLLLYAEVMSSDFIEDFCETDMFSTHLDEMFSESSPPLPWDNEHAYTRDALELYYEADSGVRLSKREIFHCLADGTAAANLEKCDIEENDAAEESSSSTTVLGGGGMRWIKVNERRPLYDVLKEPNLVVPGIPVFYVVSKKSSFYEEFKSGNWAPFGKYTSSSSRG from the exons ATGGCGCTGTGGATGGAGGCGGGCTCTGAACCCAAAACAGAGAGCGAGGTTGTAGACCTTGAAGCCATCTCTGCCCTCAAACAATCTACTGCTATCGAACTCAAG GAAAATGGAAATGAATATGTGAAGAAGGGGAAGAAGCACTATTCAGATGCCATTGACTGTTACACCAGGGCTATTAGTCAGAAGGCTTTAAGTGATGCAGAGCAGTCAATCCTCTATTGCAATAGAGCCCATGTCAATTTGCTCTTGGGAAATTATAGACGTGCTCTCCAGGATGCTGAGGAAGCTATCAAACTTTCCCCAACAAATGTTAAG GCATTTTACAGAGCAGTCAAAGCTTCGATGTCCTTGAGTCTGTTGGCTGAAGCAAAATCATATTGTGAAAAAGGGCTTGAGCTATCgccagaaaatgaagaactaaACAAGCTAGCTGGTCAAATTGATCTACTGAAGTCCGAGCAGGATCGCCGTAAGGCTGAAGTTTCCAAGTCTGTTACAGCTGTTAAG GATATGATCTCTGCctttgaagaaagaaaaataaaaattgggaAGGCTTTGTATCAAGAACTCACTGGTGTGAAAAAGCCAACTTTGGACAAGAATAATATCCTGCATTGGCCTGTTCTTCTCCTGTATGCAGAGGTTATGTCCAGTGACTTTATTGAGGACTTTTGCGAGACTGACATGTTTTCAACTCACTTGGACGAAAT GTTTTCAGAAAGTTCTCCTCCTTTGCCATGGGATAATGAGCATGCTTATACACGTGATGCTCTCGAGTTGTACTATGAG GCTGACTCTGGAGTTCGTTTATCCAAGAGAGAAATCTTTCATTGCCTCGCAGATGGGACAGCTGCTGCTAATTTGGAAAAGTGTGATATCGAGGAAAATGATGCTGCTGAGGAATCAAGTAGTAGTACTACTGTTCTAGGAG gtggtggtatgagatggaTCAAGGTAAATGAAAGGAGGCCACTTTATGATGTCCTAAAAGAACCAAATCTTGTTGTCCCCGGCATACCtg TATTCTACGTTGTTTCAAAGAAGTCCAGTTTCTATGAAGAGTTCAAATCTGGTAATTGGGCTCCTTTTGGTAAATACACTTCCAGTTCCAGCAGGGGTTGA
- the LOC140037511 gene encoding uncharacterized protein: MAVQETVVLDISSDEDVGWGDNMSAAGGGGCRDDSDWISELLDEADKKTDDSDEVVVVGEVIAKPKFRPKPSVKCVDKVDDDDDCVVLEADPDAPVAIENDKREDDPDELLVVSEKGQVACRDYPHARHLCVKFPFNSTPHDRHCEQCHCYVCDSLAPCLHWSTGISSIDHCHATDKEEFWKSQRKSSKKNDEAPPVAPDTSFSTGLAPPLPSDHSLQNQLFTQAAHQPSSMPSINGTQNNINHGRSQQSGNYTSVSPQLRSTYSHLIPGDRRHSTGNTGTRYISHVPLKRTRTCGDVLPANRYCNNSSRASHGYQSTRSHPSTTRWLDPVTPVISTFEDSSKAIVGGMATRMSSLPAVIHMANGTANHPLSHPQMLRQTHGSSINTSTVGPQRQLSSQIYGDFSITNPMPTQPGVAAQPNWDCPFDNSFPFQPLTTTNPNDTRISQDPVPSESLVTSWANMSNCFEGAFPTQPNADSGHLPQECGQVASLSSHGEDTFKQGNQTRSTLDPSCAEFGYGWDSTPSHGQQPLADEYNRLENAVQRDEPAVNADVGSQLYGSANSAPLDFHLDSWLFENQSALGALEVPVPPELNVFSPEAATIDAGLLFDF, encoded by the exons ATGGCTGTGCAGGAGACGGTTGTACTGGATATAAGCTCCGATGAAGATGTTGGTTGGGGAGATAACATGTCCGCTGCCGGCGGCGGCGGGTGTCGCGATGACAGTGATTGGATATCAGAGCTATTGGATGAGGCAGATAAAAAAACGGATGATTCCGatgaggtggtggtggtgggtgaGGTTATTGCCAAGCCCAAATTCAGGCCAAAGCCTTCAGTGAAATGTGTAGATAaagttgatgatgatgatgactgTGTAGTCTTGGAAGCTGACCCGGATGCGCCGGTTGCTATTGAAAACGATAAAAGAGAGGATGATCCCGACGAATTGCTTGTTGTTAGCGAAAAGGGCCAG GTTGCATGTAGAGATTATCCTCATGCACGCCATCTTTGTGTCAAATTCCCCTTTAATTCTACTCCACATGATAGGCATTGTGAGCAG TGCCATTGTTATGTTTGCGACTCACTTGCTCCATGTCTTCACTGGAGCACCGGCATCTCCAGTATTGACCATTGTCATGCTACTGACAAAGAGGAGTTCTGGAAATCCCAGAGGAAAAgttcaaagaaaaatgatgaagctCCACCCGTGGCTCCTGATACTTCTTTTTCCACAGGACTAGCTCCACCATTGCCCTCTGATCATTCATTACAGAATCAATTATTTACCCAAGCTGCGCATCAGCCTTCTTCTATGCCATCTATTAATGGCAcacaaaataacataaatcATGGTAGAAGCCAACAGTCTGGAAATTATACGAGCGTCTCTCCACAGTTGCGGAGTACATATAGTCATCTTATCCCTGGTGACAGGAGACACAGTACTGGCAACACAGGCACTCGCTACATTTCTCATGTACCATTAAAAAGGACAAGAACATGTGGGGATGTATTACCAGCTAATAGGTACTGTAATAATTCATCCAGAGCCAGCCATGGATATCAGTCTACCAGAAGCCATCCTTCTACGACAAGGTGGCTAGACCCAGTGACTCCAGTGATTAGTACCTTTGAAGATTCCTCCAAGGCAATTGTTGGTGGTATGGCTACTAGAATGTCCAGCTTACCAGCTGTGATACACATGGCCAATGGAACTGCAAATCATCCACTGTCTCATCCTCAGATGTTACGTCAAACACATGGGAGCAGTATAAATACAAGTACAGTGGGTCCTCAGCGTCAATTGTCTTCTCAAATTTATGGCGACTTCAGCATCACTAATCCAATGCCTACACAACCCGGGGTTGCCGCGCAGCCAAATTGGGACTGTCCCTTCGATAATTCATTTCCTTTTCAACCCCTAACAACTACCAATCCTAATGATACAAGAATCTCTCAAGATCCTGTTCCTTCTGAATCCCTTGTAACCTCGTGGGCCAACATGAGCAACTGCTTTGAAGGTGCTTTTCCTACTCAGCCAAATGCTGATAGTGGGCATTTACCGCAAGAATGCGGTCAAGTCGCTTCTTTATCAAGTCATGGGGAAGATACATTTAAACAAGGTAATCAAACTCGAAGTACTTTGGATCCAAGTTGTGCTGAATTTGGCTATGGTTGGGACAGTACTCCTAGCCACGGCCAACAACCTCTTGCTGATGAGTACAACCGGCTAGAAAATGCAGTGCAGAGAGATGAGCCGGCAGTCAATGCTGATGTTGGTTCGCAATTATATGGGAGCGCCAATTCTGCACCATTGGATTTCCATTTGGACTCCTGGTTGTTTGAAAATCAGTCTGCTTTGGGTGCTTTGGAAGTTCCGGTGCCTCCCGAGCTTAATGTTTTCTCTCCTGAAGCTGCTACTATAGATGCTGGTCTTCTCTTCGACTTTTAG